Part of the Syngnathus typhle isolate RoL2023-S1 ecotype Sweden linkage group LG17, RoL_Styp_1.0, whole genome shotgun sequence genome is shown below.
GCGGGGTTTGTTTTCTTGCCACCTGGACATTTCACACTGATGAAAGAAACGGGAGTCTCTGAATAGAAGACATCAgcaaatatttacaaatataaACTTCCGTTTATTGCACAATCGAGACCAGAGCAGAGACAGTTTGTAGGCGCGACACTCCCCTCAGACCACGAAACGGCACAACCTTGAGCTCCTCTGTAGTCCATCATGTCCAGACTCGGATCACTACAGAGCATTTCCCTTGAGAAACTAACAGGCTAGTCGACACCTGTGATATATTCCGATTATATCTTTAAAAAGCACAACTCAGTTGGGTCGCGGTGCCGTCCGAAGGCCATTTTGTGGACGGGTTTCGCTTTGCCAAACGACATGGCACAAGAGTCAATGATTTCACCAGACAGATGCCTCGGCATGGCCTTCCGCTACCGTTACGGCACCCTGAGAGGCGGGAAAGAACAGAGCGTGCGTCCATGTTCCCTGTTGTTGACTTATGCATAGATTTACTCGCACAAGCGTCCATTTTCTCGCTAAAAGTGGGACTGCTCGCTCGGATGTATACATAATCTACATACATGATATATTTCCTTTAGGTCGATGGACTCTGAGCTCTTTGAGAGCGAAGAAATGAAAGTCGAGGCTAACCGGTAGCTAACACTCTCATGCAGTGGCGACAAATCAAACGTTAACGTTTGCGTGCTAATTTGGCAAAGTGAGACATGTGTCATACAAAAACGAAAGGTGACTTTTTGGGCGAGTATGTACTCTACGTACATCCCAAAACAAAAGTGCAGGGAAGTGGCTCCAGTGTAACAAACTGTGcactaaaaacaaacaacattacaatcattttgtaaaataaaaaaaaaaacagcacagggCAACAAGGTTTTGGTACTGGTTTTGCCGATGTCACTACATCCCAAACAACATGAAACACTAGCAAgaccagtacaaaaaaaaacacatcctgCTCTACGCTGCATTTTTTTAGCGAGGTTGTGGATCTTTATCCGGACTAAAGCGCGGAATCTtttatttgaaaccctaattttgCAGTTTTCTTTTAATTCTGGTCACAATCATTCCTAAAGGAGCAACCTGAGCCGCATTTTGACAATTTTCTCCAGTTGACGCATTTCTAAActtttaaaagtggctttaaAAATCAGGCATATATTCCCAAATATTCCCCAAATTGGAGCTGATATCTTGTTTTTAAACACTTATCTGACAATCAAAagtgtttaaataaaaaaaagctaaaatacTGAAAAGTATGAAAACCCTTATTTGCCGTTTTTCTAAGTTACTTTTAACAGCTTCAATTGCATTGGTGACAGGAATCCTCCAAGTTGGGagtgttttcttcttttgaacTATTTAACAGCGGTACacttaatatttttttacacttgTATGACAGTCAAGagaacgttaaaaaaaaaaaagatatagaaAAGGATGAAAATCCTAATCGGCTGCTTTAAGCAACGCCACCAATGGCATTTGCAATGCAAATTGGTACTGGTTTTTCTTTTGTCACTATTTAACAGTGGTAAACTTCAACTCCACTCAGGAAAGTCAGACGCAGCGCCCGAATTGGACTTTGCACCAGTGCCGCTGTAGTGGCGCCACTTGGTGGGGAAGATGGGAAATTGCATTTTGTCCCATTTGGAGACGTCAAGTACTCTAGTAGTCGTAAACGCAACGATGTGACGTCACTGTGCTGTGTGGATTCTTTCAACGCGCTAACGTTAAAATCAAAGTGCGTGCAGTGATGTCACTGATATGCACGCTTATGTAAAAGGGGCGACAACATTCGTGAAGTTGGCCTCAGTCAGAGGGACAGTTGTAGCTGTTGATCCACAGCAGGTCGTCCAGGACGCCCCAGTGCAGGTAGAGGATGGAGCCCACCACCAGCACGTGCATGATCTGGTGGCTGTTACACCAGTAGTCAAAAAGGCCCGGGCGGAAGCGCTCGGGGATGCGAGCAATGTTGATGACGCCGCCCAGCACGGCCAGTGCGTCCATGGTGAGGAATTGGCGCAGCGAGGTAGGGCTGCCGCCGCCCACGCCCACCCAGCGAAGCACGAAGAAGGAGAAGCGGAAGAGTGCCTGCCAGGCGAAGGAGCGCAGGCGCCGCACGCTGCTGCGCGCCGTCACCGCACAGTAGATGCCGTAGCTGGATAGCAAGATGTAGACGGACAACGCCGCCGTGCGGATCAGTGGGTAGCACAGCAGGGTGCTGTACAGGATCGGCAGCGCCCCTGAAACGGCAAGCCCGCACAGTTAAACTTCGAACTGACGCATCGGTTAAACTTGCCAGTACAGGCCTGCCATGTGAAGATTTGTTTTGGGTGCGGTTTGGCTTGTGCAGCGTTGCCTACCCAGCGTGTTGATCATGCAAATGCCGCACACGTCCAGCTTGAGGAGAGTGTGGTAGACAGGCTCGCCGCCTTCATGGTTCATGAAGAGGTGGTACAGCACCGAACCCAGCTGGGGCGACAGGCAGGCCAGGAAGTGCACCACGCCCAGCCACGTCACGCTGATCTGCGACCAGGGGATGTTGAGTGGCAGCAGCACCAGGAAGCACACCAGAGGGATGCCTGAAGTCATTGGGGAGGAGCATGCAAACAAACCGGTTAGGCGCGAAAACTTCCATCAGATCACGTTCCCAAATGTAAAAAGTATTGCAAACAGCACCATTAGAGTTGaaagaaattgaaaaataatcgAATGAAAGACAACTGATTTCAGATAATTTCGTGAACACTTGGTCTTGCAGTCTTTTACGCGATCACGAACAGTCAGCAAATAAGATAAAAcgattgtgcaaaaaaaaaaaaaaaatctagtttTACCAAAAATTAAAGTTTATAGTTTGGAAAACTTCCACCACCACTCCTCTTATCTTGCCATGGGAATTTACCAGGAAAGTACTGTACAGTACGGTACGGTACCTCTTTGCAAACCGACAGTCTGTCAAtgagtgcgtgtgtgcttgTGCGCTCACCATGAGTGTAGATGTTTCCCAGCTCGTTGTGCAGGTAGAAGAGACTCCTGATGCAGTCCTGCACCGAGGAGACGGGCCGGTACCCGGTCAGAACATACTTGTTGAACTGCAGGTGCGGGGGCGAGCTCGCCCAGTCCAGCAGCCGCGGTCCATTTAAGAAGGCCAAGGCGAACACCACCAACAGCAGCGCGCCACCGAACAAGCACGGGACGGACTGCACGCCGATGTAGACGTTGAGCAAGAGGACGGCCACGAGAACCTTGTGGGACACCATTTCCAAATGCGCTGGCTGGCTTCTGCTCCACTCTCAGTCTGTCTACTCGCGCAGCCGGGGAAGGCGGCCCCGAGCCGGGCCCGCCGCTACCTGGCTGAGTGTCATCCGCCGGACTGGGGCGCCGCACGGCCAGTCATGGGGACAAAGTCAGCGTCGCACCCATATGACATTAGTCAACAGCCTTCATGTCACAGACACTTCCTCGTTGCTAGCATCCCGGCCGCGTCACGGGCACAGATGCTGCGGGCGCGCGTCCATGCGGCTCCGGGGTGTGATGCCGTCTGGGCTCGATCCGCAGCCCCGCTCACGGCGTTAGCATGCCGACTGTATGGAGGCACTTGGCTGCTCCGCCCCGGCGCTGCCTCGAAAATCTGACCGGGAAATACGAGCGAATCTCGGAGCTGAAATTAGAGCTACCAACGCCGGCCGGCTGGGCTATGCCGGCGGGCGGGCTGCCGCCGTCCTGACGCTGCTTCTCCCGTTCTCTACTCGGAAGATGTCCATCATGTTGATGGAAGCCTTTCTTGCCTTTttatttcttctctttctttttttatctgaaTGGGGAGGCTGTGGAGTCTCCCGCAAGGCGGCCTTGAATCCGCTGCAACGCTTCGGCATAAAAGGTCATACGCCGTCGAGCTCAAACGATTTACTTGTGTTTTAtattccaaaataaaacacCCGTTGAAGTAAAGGCAACACAATCGTGATTCAATGACTTCAAAACGCTCAGAAATTCTAAAATAAAAGGTCATATAATCCGCGAAAACGACTGCGTATAAATCTGACCAGGATACGTCAAGCAAACCAATAAGATAAACTTTATTTTGGAGGCCGCGTTTCACACATTCCGGTCTATCGTGGATTACTACAACCGCCTTGACATTTCCGTTCGCCTCCTACTCTACATTACCTCATTATTGAAGAGTCCTTGTTGCCCTTTATCACAGCAGGACGTCTTACATGTGCTCCCCGCTGGCGCTTGTGAATGACACAAAACATCAACAAATTCACGCAGACACAACAAAGGACATTTCAAGGATGAAGATGAGCTCTGCCTTTAAGTGACCTTCCGACGTAAAAAAACTAATTGTAATCGGTACAGCACAGGCCAACAAGTAAATGCCTCTAATTCAAAAGTTCCAAGTACAAGTACAATTACTGTATTGATATGAAACGCGAAATCATAAAGGAGCATGACGAACGCATGCGTATTGTCGAGCGACGAGTATGGCCAGTCTTGTGGCAAAGTTGGTATCCCCTGTGGCAGGAGCGCGCACGCACTCAGTGGAAGGCGGAAACTGTTGCCGTGCGGCAGACTAGTACCAGCTtgtctttataaaaaaataaataaaaaaaaaacaaaaaaaacatgaagtaTTTGTCAATTTTCATCTTTAGAAGCTcggttgcttttttttaagttcTCACCTGCGTTTTGCGTGAGGTGCGTTCAATGACCACTCACACAGTCGGAAAACACTAATTTCACCAAAATGTAGAGTACGTGAGCGGGCATATTGCAAGGAGTGCGTGGAAGCATACAATAATGTATTAGCctgactttttctgtcttctcgGGGGTATTATTTTAGTAAGAACACATTTCAACTTCCCTAAGCAAAGTCAGGAGGTCAAGAATAAAGTGGCATTTAGTTTTTGttataaaggtttgaaaaagcaaCAATAAAACTGCTGTTTTGGTTTTCCGTGTGTTTTACACAAAGtaatagggggaaaaaaagtgtgacCTTTGGGATAGTCCAGCACGCTTATTTGCTCTTATACTGATTCCAAGGGAAAACTTTGCTTCTATCCAATTaagttcgtaagtagaggtaccactgtaaTTAGCCAATAGGGAAACCCACCATCCCAATGATTGCATTATATTCATGATCAAAATATAATACTGCATGGTTTATATTGACGCTTGTAAAGTGAGAGGGCCTCTGAGGCAGCACGGGCGGGTGACGCAGTGTAATCGTCTAATGGTAGAGCAGCTCTGAGGTTGCGGATGTATCACTCCACCTCTCACCCCACTCTGCTGTTTCCTCATCACACATCACCGACCTGAGCCGGATGAAGGACGTTTGCTTGTGTGAGAATGAAGGGGTGTCATCTGTGTTACCCACAGGCTGCGGtcggaaaaaaattaaaatgaaacaagATTAAAACAACATTCTCATTCTGAGTAACAAGACCACATGTCCACAGAAGGGTGCCGCTGAATGCTGATGGTCTGAAAAAGACATCAAAATGAATTTTGCATTTATTCAAATTAATCAACTATTTTGataatcaattaattgattTGGGTTGTTTAACTTGATATGGTCCAAGtactgttttttatttgtttcattaAAAGAAATCCATTTGACAAGATTGacatttactttggaaaacaatgatcaccattttttttctgtgttgaCGGGAACGCCAGCCCCCTGCACACATACCGCGGTCCCCCCCATCAAAAAGTGTCAAACCAACGACCTGTTTCAAGACCGCTATCAACCGCCCCCGACCCCCCACCACTGTATTTGGATTTAAAACAACGAGGTCAGGCGCGATTGCACAGTTTGATGCAGCATCCATCTTCTATACAGCTCGGACTTGTAGCACCACAAAACAACAAAGGTGAGACAAGCGCAACATGATTCTGTTGTATATGTGCACTGTCGTCGCGCTGTTCCTGCCTCAGCGCACACACCAGTTCTGCACAGCGGGCTCCCCCAAGGAGTGTCTGCAGGCTGACATGGCTCCAGGTACCAATCTGGCCGGGGAAGGCTTCGACATAACCGAGTTGAGGCGCAAGGGAGCTTTTGTTCTGGACATGAATTCGTGGAAACGCAAAGACAAAAGCTGCACCCTGTGTAGCAACCTGTTCCTGGAGAAGGTAAAGCAGAAACTTCCACTGTCTGTGGTGGATTGGAGGCCAAAGCAGTCCTGCAACCACAAGGTGGCCAGCACCGTTTACCGCTCCAGCGAGTCTCTCGTCAACTCCGTCAGCTCTCTCGTGGAAAACGACTGGAAGTCCGGTCTGGACTTGAGTGTTAAGGACTACGAGGCAAAAGTCACGCTGGCCGGCAGCGAGTCCAAACTGGCCAAGTCCTCAATGGAGAAATCAAAGAGTGACAGGTACAGCTTCACCAGCCAACAAGTCTCCTGCGAGTACTACAGGTAAAGTCAAGACTCGTTCAGATGTTTTCCTAAATCAATATTTTGAGACGATTCTTTGTTTGCATTTAAAGCTACCGGGTGTCCAGTAAGCCTCGACTGCACAGTGAATTTCGAAAAGCGTTGAAGGCGCTTCCAAAGACCTTCAGCCCTCAATACAAGCAACGTTTTTACAGACTGATCGACAACTTTGGCACCCATTACATCACAAAGGTAGCAACTCAGTGGAACGGGATGGCTAAAAAAACAAGAGTCAAACCTTTTTCTTTGAATCCAGGTGAAACTGGGAGGCTCGGTTCAATCCGTGACCAGCATCAAGCAGTGCCAGGCCAGCCTGCAGGGCCTCAACGTGGACGAGGTCAACATGTGCCTGGAGGCCGAAGCTTCGGCCACCATTAAAGCCACCTTAAACGTTCAGAGCAAACACTGCAAGAATGACATAGACAATACGGAGAGCAAGGCGGCCTTCTCCAGCCTCTTTAACGACAGGTCAGAGTTTTTCCTCCACAAAGAGATTCTGTAGCTCCTTCCACAAGTCTTGACGCATCATAACTGATAACTGACTGCAGGAGTAAAATCAATATTTGTACGAAAAGCACGTTTGGGTGCTGGAAAGACGGTAAAACTAATGACAGGTGCAATCTTGGCTGCCCAATGAAGTCTCGTCACGTAACCTTTATTTTCCTAAATAGAAGTCGACTTTGCATGTATTTGCAGCCCTAAGAAAAGCCCGACCCTGATCATGTGATACATTGGTTCTCCCGACAGGATGACACTCATAACGGGGGGTCACACCACGGAGATGGACCTTCTCTTTTCTGCCGAGAAAGATCCATCCGCCTACAAGGACTGGCTCGAGACGCTGCCTCGCTATCCGGACATTATATCGTATTCGCTAGAGTCTCTGCACGAGCTGCTGCCGACTAACACTGACGTTCGGAAGAACCTGCGCTTGGCCATAAGCCACTACATCCTGGAGCGGGCTCTGCTGAGGAACTGCAGCGGGAGCTGCCAGGCCGGCGTCAAAAGCAATTCGCGGGACCCCTGCGTCTGCCAGTGCCATAACGAACGCGGTGTCAACCCGGACTGCTGCCCGACCCAGAGGGGCACGGCCCGGGTCATCATCACTGTCCAACGGGCCGAGGGTCTTTGGGGCGATCACAACACGGCCACTGACGGCTTCGTCAAGGTGATTTTCAACAAGCAGGTGCAGTATTCGCGCGTcatttacaacaacaacaacccccaTTGGGACAGCGTCGTGGACCTGGGCACTCAGGACTTGTCGGCGGCCCCAAAAGTCCGATTTGAAGTTTGGGATGAAGATAGCGGCTGGGACAACGACCTTCTGGGAAAATGCGAGCAAGTACTGACGGCGGGCGTGAAGACGGACGTGTGCGCCATGTCCCATGGACGCTTTTTCTACAAGTGGGAAGTGGAATGTGCACCCAGCCTTGGTGGCACCCGGTGCACCGACTACAAGGCCACACCCATGAGCCAAAGTTTGATGAGCTCATATGTATCCCGCCACGCTCACCCTCTTCCACGAGCCATCCTGCAAAAGATGGGCGTCTACGTGAACAGTCGGAGCCCAACCACAAACCGGAGTCAGGCTGATGTGCTTCCTACAACCAAGTTAGAGAAACCAAAAAAGTCTGAGTGAGTTTCACCAATTTGCCCAACTTGTCACTGGCTAAATGACTGCTGTGAGTTCTTTGGAAAAGacatcttcatgtcttccatCATGAGAGAGGAAGTGGTGATATTTCCTGTGAACAAATGAGCGGCGTACTCTGAAACCTTATTCACTCTCGGCTGGAATAAATACAAAGTCAATGTGTTCTGTTTtccatatttattttaaaatacatcATCCCACTCATTGCGGCATGTTCACTTTCAAGCCTTAAGGTCTGTTAGGTATAAAGATTACAAAAATATAaggaacttgaaaaaaaaaatacaaatcagtGAATGAGAAACAATCAACTTGAAAGCCATCAGGTCATTTCATCAGTTAACCTAAAGAGACACAAACAGGACAATTATACTATGAGAGcagattttgacttttttggggggggggctttcttCTTTAAAAATCTTTTTGAGATTTTGCGCTCTATGTAGCCACCCAGTAGGTCTAATGAAAAATTGTGGGCCCctctttattttttacttttgcccCCTGTATTGAGGTTTTAGTCTTATTTTCAAAGAACCTTCATTCTCACCTTTGTATCCACCTCCAAGTGGTCCAGTTCCTGCACCGTACTTGGCTGCTTTTGCGCCTGTGAAAAGGCCAATTTACATTGTttggaaaagtaaaaaaaaaaaaaaaaaaagttaaaaatataaaacaaaagtaTTGGGGGCACTTCACAACAACTCAATAAGCCCCCAATGATGcgttcaaaaaagaaaaggcatAAAAATCATCAACATTTGAATAATATTTCGTATCGGTTACTCTTCACAAAGTTTCAACACTAACGGCGCATTGAGGAGCGCCTTGTGGCATTTTGCAAGAAAAGCAGGAAGTTGCTTGTGAAGGAGGAAGTCGGACTGGTGTCTCACTTACCCAGCGCATCTTGACTCGGGCCTAGCTGCTGTGGAATGTAAccttgataaaaaaataaaaagaagagcaCTTGGTGATATAGTTGATATAAACTACAGCGTTCAAGATGTAGAACAAGTGGCCTGGTGTGCTGGGGTGAGAGAAAAGTGAGAAAAGTCACCTGCTTGTGGAGCTCCAAATGTGGAACCTGAAAGTGCACAAAACGTCACCTTggtcaaaatgttattttttcacGCCAGGAGACCATCACTCGTTCTCACCGTGTTTGCCGGCACTTCTGCTGCCATCTCCACTGAGGCCGATGGGCTGGGCGGCGTACGGGTAGCCGCCATCTCCTAAAGGGGTCGACGTGTTCGTGGTTATAGTTGTGGCAAAGTAACAAATGAGTTCAAAAGTAAAACGAACAGACCTTCATGTCTGCTGGGGGCAACCGGAGCACCGCCGTAAGCGCCCTGAGATGCTGCTGCGGGTGGGGCGCCCCCTGCAGGACGAGAAAAAAACTTGCGTTGGCATTTTCATTACGAGGCGCAGTGACGGTAACAAGTGGAGTACTCTCACCATATTTGCCGGCAGCTGGCTCCAGTCCGGCGTCTAGTCCTCCTGGTAACACACAGAAGGTTTCAACATACTGTCTATGCCTTCATACTTGCACAGCGGGACAGACCGCTTCATGTCTTACCATACGGTACCTGCGGCTGGCCGGCATAGCTTCCAGTGCCCAGAGCTGCAACATTGAGCATATTAAAATCCCCCCCCCGTCAGCTGAATAAAACTTGTTCTGTACTTACCATCACCATACGGGTTGGCGTAACCGTTTCCATAACCTGTCAAAAGATGTGGCAAAAAATA
Proteins encoded:
- the paqr4a gene encoding progestin and adipoQ receptor family member 4a, which encodes MVSHKVLVAVLLLNVYIGVQSVPCLFGGALLLVVFALAFLNGPRLLDWASSPPHLQFNKYVLTGYRPVSSVQDCIRSLFYLHNELGNIYTHGIPLVCFLVLLPLNIPWSQISVTWLGVVHFLACLSPQLGSVLYHLFMNHEGGEPVYHTLLKLDVCGICMINTLGALPILYSTLLCYPLIRTAALSVYILLSSYGIYCAVTARSSVRRLRSFAWQALFRFSFFVLRWVGVGGGSPTSLRQFLTMDALAVLGGVINIARIPERFRPGLFDYWCNSHQIMHVLVVGSILYLHWGVLDDLLWINSYNCPSD
- the LOC133170522 gene encoding perforin-1-like; its protein translation is MILLYMCTVVALFLPQRTHQFCTAGSPKECLQADMAPGTNLAGEGFDITELRRKGAFVLDMNSWKRKDKSCTLCSNLFLEKVKQKLPLSVVDWRPKQSCNHKVASTVYRSSESLVNSVSSLVENDWKSGLDLSVKDYEAKVTLAGSESKLAKSSMEKSKSDRYSFTSQQVSCEYYSYRVSSKPRLHSEFRKALKALPKTFSPQYKQRFYRLIDNFGTHYITKVKLGGSVQSVTSIKQCQASLQGLNVDEVNMCLEAEASATIKATLNVQSKHCKNDIDNTESKAAFSSLFNDRMTLITGGHTTEMDLLFSAEKDPSAYKDWLETLPRYPDIISYSLESLHELLPTNTDVRKNLRLAISHYILERALLRNCSGSCQAGVKSNSRDPCVCQCHNERGVNPDCCPTQRGTARVIITVQRAEGLWGDHNTATDGFVKVIFNKQVQYSRVIYNNNNPHWDSVVDLGTQDLSAAPKVRFEVWDEDSGWDNDLLGKCEQVLTAGVKTDVCAMSHGRFFYKWEVECAPSLGGTRCTDYKATPMSQSLMSSYVSRHAHPLPRAILQKMGVYVNSRSPTTNRSQADVLPTTKLEKPKKSE